A section of the Humulus lupulus chromosome 2, drHumLupu1.1, whole genome shotgun sequence genome encodes:
- the LOC133815251 gene encoding uncharacterized protein LOC133815251, with the protein MKLLISVKNKMGFLNGSIPKPSSMDVSLFNAWVHNNNMVISWILNSISKDISASILYDESAAEIWQDFRVRFHRRNRPYIFNLRKELMNLKQDVQTVSMYYTRLKTIWEELSSYRPNCTCNNCMCGGVKKLQEHYHMEYIVSFIMGLKDSYSQIRGNILLMDPLPDLS; encoded by the coding sequence ATGAAGCTCTTAATATCAGTCAAGAATAAAATGGGCTTTCTCAATGGATCTATTCCTAAGCCTTCATCCATGGATGTTTCCCTCTTTAATGCCTGGGTTCATAACAACAACATGGTAATTTCTTGGATCCTTAACTCTATTTCTAAAGACATTTCAGCGAGTATCCTATATGATGAATCTGCGGCAGAGATTTGGCAAGATTTTAGAGTTAGGTTTCATCGTCGAAATAGGCCATACATATTCAATCTAAGGAAAGAATTAATGAATCTTAAGCAAGATGTGCAAACAGTGAGCATGTACTATACAAGACTGAAAACAATTTGGGAAGAACTTTCAAGTTATAGACCAAATTGTACATGTAACAACTGTATGTGTGGTGGAGTTAAGAAATTACAGGAGCACTACCACATGGAGTACATCGTGTCATTTATCATGGGTCTCAAAGATTCATACTCCCAAATACGCGGAAACATTCTTCTCATGGATCCACTTCCAGATCTTAGCTGA